From the Achromobacter xylosoxidans A8 genome, the window TCCGCCAGCGCGCGTGCTTGATCCACAAATTCACCACACTCCCGTCCCACGGAGGAGACACGCATGAAATTGGCTTTCACCACCGGCCTGCTGTGCCTGGCCGGCATCGCCGCATCGGCCCAGGCCGCACCCGTCAAGATCGGCCTGATCGAAACGCTGTCCGGTCCGCAGGCTTCGACCGGCCTGATGTTCCGCGCCGCAGTCAAATATGAACTGGACCGCATCAATGCCGCCGGCGGCTGGAACGGCCAGCCGCTGGAGCTGGTCGAGTTCGACAACCAGGGCGGCCCGGTGGGCGCGTCCGACCGCTTCCGCGCGGCAGCGGCCGAAGGCGTGCAGATCCTGGTGCAAGGTTCGTCGTCGGCCATTTCCGGCCAGTTGACCGAGGACGTGCGCAAGCACAACCTGCGCAACCCCGGCAAGGAGGTCGTGTTCCTGAACGTGGGCGGAGAAGCGCTGGAACTGACCGGCCAGAAGTGCCACTTCTATCATTTCCGCTTCACCACCAATGCCGACCTGCGCGTGAAGGCGCTAGCTTCCGTCATGTCGGCCGACGGCACGCTGGGCAAGCGCGTGTATGCCATCAACCAGAACTACTCCTGGGGCCAGGACATGGAAGGCGCGACCGAGCGCTTCGCCCAGCAGTACGGCTATGAAGTGGTCGGCAAGACGCTGCACGAAGTCAACAAGATCCAGGACTTCGCGCCGTACGTCGCGCGCATCCGCTCGTCCAACCCTGACACCGTCATCACCGGCAACTGGTCCAACGACCTGCTGCTGTTGATGAAGGCCACGCAGGCCGCAGGCCTGAAGGTCCGCTTCGCCACCGTGTTCCTGGACCAGGTGGGCAACCTGGCCAACGCCGGCGAGGTCGCGCTGGGCCACTACATCGCCCACCCCTACAACATCGAAGCCGCAGGCGAGGAAGGCGCCAAGTTCGCCGAGGACTACAAGGCCAAGACCGGCCACTACCCCAGCTACACCGAGCCGCAGACCGTGATCGGCATCCGCTTCCTGGGCGAGGCGCTCAAGCAGGTGAAGCCGCAAGACGGCAAGCTGTCCGTGCCGCAACTGGCCGGCGCGCTGGAGAAGGTCACCTACACCTCGTCGCTGGGCACCTACACGATGCGCGCCGAAGACCACCAGGTGCAGCTGCCCATGGTGGTGTCCAAGGTCGGCAAGAACGCCAAGTACAAGGCCGACGGCACCGACATGGGCTTCGAGCCGGTCAAGGTGCTGGCCGCGGCCGAGGTGTCGGCGCCGGCGCAGGCAACCTGCAAGATGCAGCGGCCGAACTGATGGGCCGCAAGCGCGTCCGACGC encodes:
- a CDS encoding branched-chain amino acid ABC transporter substrate-binding protein; this encodes MKLAFTTGLLCLAGIAASAQAAPVKIGLIETLSGPQASTGLMFRAAVKYELDRINAAGGWNGQPLELVEFDNQGGPVGASDRFRAAAAEGVQILVQGSSSAISGQLTEDVRKHNLRNPGKEVVFLNVGGEALELTGQKCHFYHFRFTTNADLRVKALASVMSADGTLGKRVYAINQNYSWGQDMEGATERFAQQYGYEVVGKTLHEVNKIQDFAPYVARIRSSNPDTVITGNWSNDLLLLMKATQAAGLKVRFATVFLDQVGNLANAGEVALGHYIAHPYNIEAAGEEGAKFAEDYKAKTGHYPSYTEPQTVIGIRFLGEALKQVKPQDGKLSVPQLAGALEKVTYTSSLGTYTMRAEDHQVQLPMVVSKVGKNAKYKADGTDMGFEPVKVLAAAEVSAPAQATCKMQRPN